In the Cydia amplana chromosome 14, ilCydAmpl1.1, whole genome shotgun sequence genome, one interval contains:
- the LOC134654099 gene encoding uncharacterized protein LOC134654099 codes for MVSKIVLALCVLVAVASAVPAGGGPGGWPAAGGWGAPAAGGWGAPAAPGWAPAANPFIPPWIASAPWFPVFAPCTTVGSSCLDCKTKSVCTKIGAIQRACTDPTLPYCNLGNCTATPSADCAPISAAPATV; via the exons ATGGTTTCTAAGATTGTATTAGCCCTGTGTGTTTTG GTGGCAGTTGCGTCAGCCGTGCCAGCGGGTGGAGGCCCTGGCGGCTGGCCAGCGGCTGGCGGTTGGGGTGCGCCCGCAGCCGGTGGTTGGGGTGCGCCCGCAGCCCCTGGTTGGGCCCCCGCAGCCAACCCCTTCATCCCTCCGTGGATCGCCTCCGCGCCCTGGTTCCCCGTCTTCGCCCCTTGCACCACCGTCGGAAGCAGCTGTCTAGACTGTAAGACCAAGTCTGTATGCACGAAGATTGGTGCTATCCAGCGCGCCTGCACCGACCCTACCCTGCCTTACTGCAACCTCGGAAACTGCACGGCCACGCCTTCTGCTGATTGCGCCCCGATCTCCGCGGCGCCTGCCACAGTCTAA
- the LOC134653831 gene encoding uncharacterized protein LOC134653831 encodes MAILKHATRLLVLLAILSLVLGQTAQGGPHISQGGSHESQGGAHEDQGRVKRQAEQDGDEDSGVVSWTTCDQTTTPKYSCQDCNTRLLCLPIGGKVIACPSVNRPYCNNGRCSAIPSAGCA; translated from the exons ATGGCGATATTGAAACACGCTACGCGTTTACTAGTGCTG TTGGCCATCCTCAGCTTAGTACTGGGTCAAACGGCTCAAGGAGGACCTCATATATCGCAGGGAGGTTCCCATGAATCCCAAGGAGGCGCACACGAAGATCAGGGTAGGGTTAAGAGACAGGCCGAACAAGATGGCGACGAAGACTCAGGAGTTGTGAGCTGGACTACCTGCGATCAAACTACGACGCCGAAATATTCTTGCCAAGACTGCAACACTCGTCTACTCTGTCTACCGATTGGTGGAAAAGTGATCGCTTGTCCTAGTGTGAACAGGCCCTACTGCAACAATGGTCGCTGTTCCGCTATTCCTAGCGCAGGCTGTGCTTAA
- the LOC134654344 gene encoding ice-structuring glycoprotein-like: MRIIYLLLIVAVCAVSAKYLPYETNPLSRSLLSHHDESSSSSETKEDNESEVDSRESKIQEENLKRLEKIEEERRRQHEKQVEYERKQLERQAEQQRKQAEYERKQQERQAERERKEQERLDKEKRKQEERARKEEEKALKAEKKRAEEERKRQEKIQKQLDKLEKETLEKEQNLQEAIESAEQDDEVDLDDIWKIYVYEKYGLTGLSTGLERKVALSRFFTEELGLNTNSTKSERRQAITNFVQTKIYEDIATLTAWRNHLELYLNAITVQSVRAELEEKVEKLENKTALLQTVAAPWTAVAQQEIDEKKTLLQSVAQLLSNLLPNWVPTDSSANGVVAGGAASGPAGAVNSADAASGAAGAANSASGAAGAANSAGAASGAAGAANSAGAASGTAGAANSASGAAGAANSAGAASSAAGAANSASGAAGAANSAGAANSDDAASGAAGAANSAGGASGAAGAANSADATSGAAGAANSAGTASSVAGATNSVDAASGAAGSANSADAASGAAGAANSAGTASSVAGATNSADAASGAAGAANSAGTASSVAGATNSADAASGAADAANSADAASSVSGATNSADAAATGADAAAPAGAEASTATGAAATAGADSAAPAGADAAAPAGSDASAAAGTDAAVPAGSDASAAAGTDAAAPAGTDAAAPAGTDASAAAGTDAAAPALTPLLLLALTLLPLLVLTPQLLLALTLLALPPLALTLLPPLALTPLPPLALLPPLALTLLPPQAQTLLPLLALTPLLLLELTLLPPLALTPLPLLALTLQPPLALTPLPLLALTLQPQLALTLLPPLALTLRPLLALTPLLPLALTLLPLLSLMPLLLLELTLQHPLALTPLLLLTLLPLLALMPLLPLALTLLPLLALTPLLPLALTLLLLLPAGSDASAAADAAAPAGTDASAAAGADAAAPAGTDASTAAGADAAAPAGTDASAAAGADAAAPAGTDASTAAGADAAAPAGADVAAPADAAAPADVAGPADVAAPADVAAPADVAASADAAAPADAAAPADAAAPADAAAPADAAASADAAAPTDASAPAEAAAPADAAAAASTDAAAPAVTDGSAPAGADTATPAAAESVDAATSDAAASGPAAITENIVAGADTTLAPEAAATNDAATEASPSEGSGAEPAPSAGVENAGSVATEGPVEIQNESVTSQQAVEVTEGPVDVVTGAPVEQSTNEVVTSESPVTLLDILSGPVTEAIEAAPETAAPVEVVQKIDVVPVPVEVGATVVEITPQ; this comes from the exons ATGAGGATCATATATTTACTACTAATC GTCGCCGTCTGTGCAGTGAGTGCGAAATACTTACCTTACGAAACGAATCCACTTTCAAGGTCTCTATTATCACATCATGATGAATCGTCATCGTCTTCAGAGACTAAAGAAGATAATGAAAGCGAAGTGGATTCTAGGGAAAGCAAGATTCAGGAAGAAAATCTGAAGAGACTAGAAAAAATTGAGGAGGAAAGGAGAAGACAACATGAAAAGCAAGTTGAATACGAACGTAAACAGCTAGAAAGACAAGCTGAACAGCAGCGTAAACAAGCTGAATACGAACGTAAACAACAAGAAAGGCAGGCTGAACGTGAACGCAAGGAGCAAGAACGTTTAGATAAAGAAAAACGCAAACAAGAGGAGCGAGCCCGCAAAGAAGAAGAGAAAGCACTGAAGGCCGAAAAGAAGCGGGCAGAAGAAGAACGTAAACGTCAAGAAAAGATTCAGAAACAATTAGACAAATTAGAAAAGGAAACTCTTGAAAAAGAACAGAACTTGCAGGAAGCCATCGAATCAGCTGAACAAGATGATGAGGTCGACCTCGATGACATCTGGAAGATCTACGTTTACGAAAAGTATGGCTTAACCGGACTTAGCACCGGTCTTGAAAGGAAAGTTGCGCTTAGCCGATTCTTCACGGAAGAGCTGGGCCTGAATACAAACAGCACTAAGAGCGAGAGGCGCCAAGCTATCACAAACTTTGTTCAGACCAAGATCTACGAAGATATTGCCACGCTGACTGCCTGGAGGAACCATTTGGAATTATACTTGAACGCAATAACCGTCCAATCTGTACGAGCAGAGCTAGAAGAGAAAGttgaaaaacttgaaaataagACGGCTTTATTGCAAACCGTAGCTGCACCCTGGACAGCGGTAGCGCAACAGGAAATCGATGAAAAGAAAACTTTACTCCAGTCTGTTGCTCAGCTGTTATCAAATCTTCTTCCAAACTGGGTACCCACTGATTCATCTGCAAATGGCGTAGTTGCTGGTGGTGCAGCCTCTGGACCAGCTGGTGCGGTTAACTCTGCTGACGCTGCCTCTGGTGCGGCTGGTGCTGCCAACTCTGCCTCTGGTGCGGCTGGTGCTGCCAACTCTGCTGGCGCTGCCTCTGGTGCAGCTGGTGCTGCCAACTCTGCTGGCGCTGCCTCTGGTACGGCTGGTGCTGCCAACTCTGCCTCTGGTGCGGCTGGTGCTGCCAACTCTGCTGGCGCTGCCTCTAGTGCGGCTGGTGCTGCCAACTCTGCCTCTGGTGCGGCTGGTGCTGCCAACTCTGCTGGCGCTGCCAACTCTGATGACGCTGCCTCTGGTGCGGCTGGTGCTGCCAACTCTGCTGGTGGTGCCTCTGGTGCGGCTGGCGCTGCCAACTCTGCTGACGCTACTTCTGGTGCGGCTGGTGCTGCCAACTCTGCTGGCACTGCTTCTAGTGTGGCTGGTGCTACCAACTCAGTTGACGCTGCCTCTGGTGCGGCTGGTTCTGCTAACTCTGCCGACGCTGCCTCTGGTGCGGCTGGTGCTGCCAACTCTGCTGGCACTGCCTCTAGTGTGGCTGGTGCTACCAACTCTGCCGACGCTGCCTCTGGTGCGGCTGGTGCTGCCAACTCTGCTGGCACTGCCTCTAGTGTGGCTGGTGCTACCAACTCTGCCGACGCTGCCTCTGGTGCGGCTGATGCTGCCAACTCTGCTGACGCTGCCTCTAGTGTGTCTGGTGCTACCAACTCTGCTGACGCTGCCGCCACTGGCGCTGACGCTGCTGCCCCCGCTGGCGCTGAAGCCTCTACCGCCACTGGCGCTGCTGCTACTGCTGGCGCTGACTCTGCTGCCCCCGCTGGCGCTGACGCTGCTGCCCCTGCTGGCTCTGACGCCTCTGCTGCTGCTGGCACTGACGCTGCTGTCCCTGCTGGCTCTGACGCCTCTGCTGCTGCTGGCACTGACGCTGCTGCCCCTGCTGGCACTGACGCTGCTGCCCCTGCTGGCACTGACGCCTCTGCTGCTGCTGGCACTGACGCTGCTGCCCCT GCTCTGACGCCTCTGCTGCTGCTAGCGCTGACGCTGCTGCCCCTGCTGGTTCTGACGCCTCAGCTGCTGCTGGCGCTGACGCTGCTGGCCCTGCCGCCACTGGCGCTGACGCTGTTGCCCCCGCTGGCGCTGACGCCTCTACCGCCATTGGCGCTGCTGCCTCCGCTGGCGCTGACACTACTGCCCCCGCAGGCGCAGACGCTGCTGCCCCTGCTGGCTCTGACGCCTCTGCTGCTGCTGGAGCTGACGCTGCTGCCCCCGCTGGCACTGACGCCTCTACCGCTGCTGGCGCTGACGCTGCAGCCTCCGCTGGCACTGACGCCTCTACCGCTGCTGGCGCTGACGCTGCAGCCTCAGCTGGCGCTGACGCTTCTGCCCCCGCTGGCGCTGACGCTGCGACCCCTGCTGGCTCTGACGCCTCTGCTGCCGCTGGCGCTGACGCTGCTGCCCCTGCTGTCTCTGATGCCTCTGCTGCTGCTGGAGCTGACGCTGCAGCACCCGCTGGCTCTGACGCCTCTGCTGCTGCTGACGCTGCTGCCCCTGCTGGCACTGATGCCTCTGCTGCCGCTGGCGCTGACGCTGCTGCCCCTGCTGGCACTGACGCCTCTACTGCCGCTGGCGCTGACGCTGCTGCTCCTGCT ACCCGCTGGCTCTGACGCCTCTGCTGCGGCTGACGCTGCTGCCCCTGCTGGCACTGATGCCTCTGCTGCCGCTGGCGCTGACGCTGCTGCCCCTGCTGGCACTGACGCCTCTACTGCCGCTGGCGCTGACGCTGCTGCCCCTGCTGGCACTGACGCCTCTGCTGCCGCTGGCGCTGACGCTGCTGCCCCTGCTGGCACTGACGCCTCTACCGCCGCTGGCGCTGACGCTGCAGCACCCGCTGGCGCTGACGTCGCTGCTCCCGCCGACGCCGCAGCACCCGCCGACGTCGCTGGTCCCGCCGACGTCGCTGCTCCCGCCGACGTCGCTGCTCCCGCCGACGTTGCTGCTTCCGCCGACGCCGCTGCTCCCGCCGACGCCGCTGCTCCCGCCGACGCCGCTGCTCCCGCCGACGCCGCTGCTCCCGCCGACGCCGCTGCTTCCGCCGACGCCGCTGCTCCCACTGACGCTTCTGCTCCCGCTGAGGCTGCTGCTCCCGCTGACGCCGCTGCCGCTGCCAGTACTGATGCTGCTGCTCCCGCTGTCACTGACGGCTCCGCTCCTGCTGGCGCTGACACGGCTACCCCGGCAGCCGCAGAGTCTGTTGATGCTGCGACTTCCGATGCAGCTGCCTCTGGGCCCGCTGCCATCACCGAAAATATTGTTGCTGGCGCTGATACCACTTTGGCACCTGAGGCTGCCGCTACAAATGACGCTGCCACCGAAGCTTCACCATCTGAAGGGTCCGGTGCTGAACCTGCTCCTAGCGCAGGTGTTGAAAATGCTGGCAGTGTAGCCACCGAAGGCCCAGTGGAAATTCAAAATGAATCCGTTACATCTCAGCAAGCTGTTGAAGTGACGGAAGGGCCTGTTGATGTAGTAACGGGAGCGCCTGTGGAGCAAAGCACGAACGAGGTTGTCACATCTGAATCTCCGGTTACTTTGTTAGACATTCTTTCTGGACCAGTGACTGAGGCTATTGAGGCTGCACCGGAGACGGCTGCGCCTGTTGAGGTTGTACAAAAGATTGACGTTGTCCCCGTCCCAGTAGAAGTGGGCGCGACTGTTGTTGAAATTACGCCACAGTGA
- the LOC134653830 gene encoding uncharacterized protein LOC134653830 — translation MAALIKLSLFVITIIAMVNSQRVVDVSVGVPPIMPWIPQWVQCEFEYGTYINGPTCNDCYSTYYCTPKGGILRNCFGWSPYCVAGKCVKEPSADCADVEADVETVTDVY, via the exons ATGGCCGCACTCATCAAACTTAGTCTTTTTGTG ATTACCATAATAGCGATGGTTAACTCGCAGCGCGTCGTTGATGTTTCCGTGGGCGTGCCTCCAATTATGCCGTGGATTCCACAATGGGTGCAGTGCGAATTTGAGTACGGAACATATATTAATGGTCCCACATGTAACGATTGCTACAGCACCTACTACTGCACGCCTAAAGGGGGCATCTTGAGGAACTGCTTCGGATGGTCACCTTACTGTGTTGCCGGAAAATGTGTTAAAGAACCCAGTGCGGACTGCGCAGATGTTGAGGCGGATGTTGAGACAGTCACCGACGTTTATTAG